The Nodosilinea sp. PGN35 genome includes a region encoding these proteins:
- the thrB gene encoding homoserine kinase, with translation MSRSISITVPATTANIGPGFDCLGAALTLYNRFRFTALDQPTGTVTITVAGLEADRVATDGSNLAYKAFAHYFHSRGLAVPAVAIAIDLDVPLARGLGSSSTAIVGGLLGANALSDDPLDQTALTKMAIALEGHPDNVVPALVGGCQLAVGKADGTATLCPIPWHPDIVPVVIVPDFELSTAAARQVLPTSYSRADAIFNTAHLGLLLRGLESGRGDWLRVALGDRIHQPYRQPLIPGYDAVAAAALGAGAYGLVISGAGPTLLALTPTEHSAAVGDAMVTAWGSSGQSTTAHVLSLDTAGAQITSA, from the coding sequence GTGTCTCGATCCATTTCTATAACTGTCCCCGCAACCACCGCCAACATTGGCCCCGGCTTTGACTGTCTGGGGGCAGCGCTGACTCTTTACAATCGCTTTCGCTTTACGGCGCTCGATCAGCCGACGGGAACTGTGACCATCACCGTAGCCGGGCTAGAGGCCGATCGCGTTGCGACCGATGGCTCTAACCTGGCCTACAAAGCCTTTGCCCACTACTTTCACAGCCGAGGACTGGCGGTACCGGCGGTGGCGATCGCCATTGACTTAGACGTACCCCTGGCCAGGGGGCTGGGCAGTTCGTCTACCGCGATCGTCGGCGGTTTGCTGGGGGCCAATGCCCTGAGTGATGATCCTCTTGATCAAACGGCTCTAACCAAAATGGCGATCGCCCTTGAGGGCCACCCCGACAATGTCGTACCGGCGCTGGTGGGGGGGTGCCAGCTAGCGGTGGGCAAGGCCGACGGCACCGCCACCCTGTGCCCGATTCCCTGGCACCCCGACATTGTGCCGGTGGTGATTGTGCCCGACTTTGAGCTGTCCACCGCCGCCGCCCGCCAGGTCTTACCCACCAGCTACAGCCGCGCCGACGCCATCTTTAACACCGCCCACCTGGGACTGCTGCTGCGGGGGCTAGAGAGCGGTCGCGGCGACTGGCTGCGGGTGGCTCTGGGCGATCGCATCCATCAGCCCTACCGCCAACCTCTGATTCCAGGGTATGACGCCGTTGCCGCCGCCGCCCTGGGAGCCGGAGCCTACGGCCTCGTGATTAGCGGCGCTGGCCCCACCCTGCTGGCCCTGACCCCCACCGAACACAGTGCCGCCGTCGGCGATGCCATGGTTACCGCCTGGGGCAGTAGCGGACAGTCAACCACCGCCCATGTGCTCAGTCTAGACACGGCTGGGGCGCAAATCACCTCGGCCTAG
- a CDS encoding S-layer homology domain-containing protein, whose protein sequence is MQTGLALGLMVVTGAIAPAWAEPSPVDDSTEILLDSLAQTDPPQRVLPFTDVPPDHWAYEALLNLAGVYGCVSGYPDGTFRGDSTVTRYEFAAGMDSCLSVLVNLAQQQQQARDQEVRSLIEAMEQSLSDLRELEADLPTAP, encoded by the coding sequence ATGCAAACAGGTTTGGCGCTGGGGCTGATGGTCGTGACGGGGGCGATCGCCCCCGCCTGGGCCGAGCCATCTCCTGTAGACGACTCAACCGAAATCCTGTTAGACTCTCTGGCCCAGACTGACCCACCCCAGCGGGTACTGCCCTTTACCGATGTGCCCCCCGACCACTGGGCCTACGAAGCGCTACTCAACCTGGCCGGGGTCTACGGCTGCGTCAGCGGCTACCCCGATGGCACCTTTCGCGGCGACAGCACCGTCACTCGCTACGAGTTTGCCGCCGGGATGGACTCCTGCCTGAGCGTGCTCGTCAATCTGGCGCAGCAGCAGCAGCAGGCCCGCGACCAGGAGGTGCGATCGCTGATCGAGGCCATGGAGCAATCGCTCAGCGATCTGCGCGAGCTTGAGGCCGATCTGCCCACAGCTCCCTAG
- the thrS gene encoding threonine--tRNA ligase, whose translation MVLPRTGESEALKRIRHTFSHVMAMAVQALFPKTQVTIGPWIDYGFYYDFDSPEPFTDQDLKAIKKEMIKIIHRGLPVTEETVSREEAQRRIEALGEPYKLEILQDLQDPITLYHLGDQWWDLCAGPHVANTADLNPKAFELESVAGAYWRGDENRAQLQRIYGTAWETPEQLQEYKRRREEAKRRDHRKLGKELGLFIFADDVGPGLPLWTPKGTVLRSTLETFLKEEQTKRGYLGVVTPHIARVDLFKTSGHWQNYREDMFPLMADDDAARLAEEGFVMKPMNCPFHIQIYKSELRSYRELPLRLAEFGTVYRYEQSGELGGLTRVRGFTVDDSHLFVRPEQLDDEFLKVVDLILSVFRSLKLKNFKARLSFRDPESTKYIGGDDVWEASQNAIRRAVQTLGMDYFEAPGEAAFYGPKLDFIFRDALEREWQLGTVQVDYNLPERFDLEYVAEDGSRQRPVMIHRAPFGSLERLIGILIEEYAGDFPLWLAPVQMRLLPVTEEQLGFAQSVADQLLAKGVRVEVDASGDRLGKMVRNAEKAKVPIMAVVGAEELAANALNIRTRAQGKLGALPVAEVVERVAAAIAAREDF comes from the coding sequence ATGGTTTTGCCTCGCACTGGCGAGTCAGAGGCACTCAAGCGCATTCGCCACACCTTTTCCCACGTCATGGCCATGGCAGTGCAGGCCCTGTTCCCCAAAACGCAGGTGACCATTGGCCCCTGGATTGACTACGGCTTCTACTACGATTTCGACAGCCCTGAGCCCTTCACCGACCAAGACCTGAAGGCGATTAAAAAGGAGATGATCAAGATCATCCACAGGGGGCTGCCGGTGACTGAAGAAACCGTGAGCCGCGAAGAGGCCCAGCGCCGGATTGAGGCCCTGGGCGAACCCTACAAGCTTGAAATTCTGCAAGATCTGCAAGATCCCATCACGCTCTACCACCTGGGCGATCAGTGGTGGGATCTTTGCGCTGGGCCCCACGTGGCCAACACCGCCGACCTCAACCCCAAGGCCTTTGAGCTAGAGAGCGTGGCGGGAGCCTACTGGCGTGGCGACGAAAACCGCGCCCAGCTTCAGCGCATCTACGGCACCGCGTGGGAAACGCCAGAGCAGCTTCAGGAGTATAAGCGCCGCCGTGAGGAAGCCAAGCGCCGCGACCACCGCAAGCTGGGCAAAGAGCTGGGACTGTTTATTTTTGCTGACGATGTCGGGCCGGGCCTGCCCCTGTGGACCCCTAAGGGCACGGTGCTGCGCTCTACGCTGGAGACCTTTCTTAAAGAGGAGCAGACTAAGCGGGGGTATCTGGGGGTGGTGACCCCTCATATTGCCCGAGTAGATCTATTTAAAACCTCGGGCCACTGGCAGAACTATCGGGAAGACATGTTTCCGCTGATGGCGGACGACGATGCCGCCCGGCTGGCGGAGGAAGGCTTTGTGATGAAGCCGATGAACTGCCCCTTCCATATTCAGATCTATAAGAGTGAGCTCAGGTCGTACCGAGAACTGCCCCTGCGCCTGGCGGAGTTTGGCACGGTGTACCGCTATGAGCAGTCGGGCGAACTGGGCGGCCTCACTCGGGTGCGGGGCTTTACGGTAGACGATTCTCACCTGTTTGTGCGCCCCGAGCAGCTCGACGACGAGTTTCTCAAGGTGGTAGATCTAATTCTCTCGGTATTCCGCAGCCTAAAGCTGAAGAATTTCAAGGCCCGCCTCAGCTTTCGCGACCCTGAGTCAACTAAGTACATCGGCGGCGACGACGTTTGGGAAGCCTCTCAAAACGCCATTCGCCGCGCCGTGCAAACCCTGGGGATGGACTATTTTGAGGCTCCGGGGGAGGCGGCGTTCTACGGCCCTAAGCTCGACTTTATCTTTCGAGATGCCCTGGAGCGGGAGTGGCAGCTGGGTACGGTGCAGGTTGACTACAATCTGCCGGAGCGCTTCGATCTGGAGTACGTTGCCGAAGACGGCTCCCGCCAGCGCCCGGTGATGATTCACCGCGCCCCCTTTGGTTCTCTAGAACGCCTGATTGGCATTTTGATTGAGGAGTACGCGGGTGACTTTCCGCTGTGGCTGGCCCCGGTGCAGATGCGGCTGCTGCCGGTGACCGAAGAACAGCTGGGTTTTGCTCAATCGGTGGCCGACCAGCTGTTGGCCAAGGGCGTGCGGGTGGAGGTGGATGCCAGTGGCGATCGCCTCGGCAAGATGGTGCGCAATGCCGAAAAGGCCAAAGTGCCCATCATGGCTGTAGTCGGCGCGGAGGAGCTGGCGGCCAACGCTCTCAACATTCGCACTCGCGCCCAGGGCAAACTGGGGGCGCTGCCCGTGGCGGAGGTGGTGGAGCGAGTGGCGGCGGCGATCGCCGCCCGCGAAGATTTCTAA
- a CDS encoding DUF4327 family protein, whose product MTEAIADLVVAHPMVKFQRQVESLVKKSKVVRPSDPIWKIAFLFGDEWSHWKQELEEFDFSTQDPIQDLLSVQSWEED is encoded by the coding sequence ATGACTGAAGCAATTGCCGACTTAGTTGTCGCTCACCCCATGGTGAAATTTCAGCGCCAAGTTGAGTCTCTAGTTAAAAAGTCCAAGGTGGTTCGCCCCAGCGATCCGATTTGGAAGATAGCATTCTTGTTTGGCGACGAATGGTCTCACTGGAAGCAAGAGCTGGAAGAGTTCGACTTTTCCACTCAAGACCCAATTCAGGATCTGCTTTCGGTACAGTCTTGGGAAGAAGACTAA
- a CDS encoding serine/threonine phosphatase, with protein sequence MLTCPFCEFDNTDSQRFCKRCGQPLQCWRVIDIPNPGAAAIREAIRPGIAPGDLDAEGYLDGDRRYRFLARPETSASFGAAPLIVIDTRPEAEAPLQALQAAWLETPNLDPTEHPLAVSVPAGAYPYLALQADYFPAVPELHHAWQTPQRTILLIEDRSSWLPLAAGWIAIDDPLQQIQWLFETTLLWQALAPWQGQATLLTPQRLALNENNLLCLTQIDQVPSPSPLPLHNLGQMWQAVLNTGQTCLPAKVQTLIDRVGEGTLNDLEQVQDALAQAAQDYPLPPSVDVSSIAWADSQEAAQAPEAAPELELPSTALDLDPDAAFDTQELLDDDDGNGLMETPTMVLPMKLAHLDDAGQSHVGQQRHHNEDWFFTQTQLQKVSGPQGTILRSKGLYILCDGMGGHASGEVASQLAVRTLREYLTQHWGSDRLPDQETLTQAVVTANQTIFDINQSNATSGVGRMGTTLVMVLLHNLDVAVVHVGDSRMYSYNKRLGLRQLTLDHEVGQREINRGVEPSLAYARPDAYQLTQALGPRGEEDLVPSIAYHEITEDTLLILCSDGLSDNDLLERHTDTHIAGLLSSKSNLDNGVAQLIDLANEKNGHDNITAILVRIKLQPDMLSMAG encoded by the coding sequence ATGCTAACTTGTCCTTTTTGTGAGTTTGACAATACCGATTCACAGCGGTTCTGCAAACGGTGTGGCCAGCCACTTCAGTGTTGGCGAGTAATAGATATACCAAATCCGGGGGCGGCGGCGATTCGCGAAGCGATCCGTCCCGGAATCGCCCCTGGCGATCTCGATGCCGAGGGCTACCTCGACGGCGATCGCCGCTATCGGTTTCTGGCCCGACCTGAAACCTCGGCATCCTTTGGCGCTGCTCCCCTGATAGTGATTGACACCCGGCCCGAGGCTGAGGCACCCCTACAAGCTCTCCAGGCAGCCTGGTTAGAGACCCCCAACCTCGATCCGACCGAGCATCCCCTAGCTGTCTCAGTTCCCGCCGGAGCCTATCCCTACCTGGCTCTCCAGGCCGACTATTTCCCGGCGGTGCCTGAACTGCACCACGCCTGGCAAACACCCCAGCGCACTATTTTGCTGATTGAAGACCGCAGCTCCTGGCTGCCGCTGGCGGCGGGGTGGATCGCGATCGATGATCCGCTCCAGCAGATTCAGTGGTTGTTTGAGACCACGCTGCTGTGGCAGGCTTTAGCACCCTGGCAGGGCCAGGCCACCCTGCTAACCCCCCAGCGCCTCGCCCTCAACGAAAACAATCTGCTCTGCCTCACCCAAATCGACCAGGTACCTAGCCCCTCGCCCCTGCCTCTGCACAATCTGGGACAGATGTGGCAGGCGGTGCTCAATACGGGGCAAACCTGCCTCCCCGCCAAAGTACAGACCCTCATTGACCGCGTAGGCGAGGGCACTTTAAACGACCTTGAGCAGGTGCAAGATGCCCTGGCCCAAGCGGCCCAAGACTATCCTCTGCCGCCATCGGTTGACGTCTCCTCCATCGCCTGGGCTGACTCCCAGGAAGCGGCCCAGGCCCCCGAGGCCGCCCCCGAGCTTGAGCTGCCCTCCACCGCTTTAGACCTCGACCCAGATGCCGCCTTTGACACCCAGGAACTTCTGGACGACGACGACGGCAACGGGCTCATGGAAACGCCAACCATGGTCTTGCCCATGAAGCTGGCACACCTCGACGATGCCGGTCAAAGCCATGTTGGCCAGCAGCGCCACCACAACGAAGACTGGTTCTTTACCCAGACGCAGCTGCAAAAGGTCAGCGGCCCCCAGGGCACCATTCTGCGCTCCAAAGGGCTTTATATTTTATGCGACGGCATGGGCGGCCATGCCTCAGGCGAAGTCGCCAGTCAACTGGCCGTGCGCACCCTGCGAGAGTATTTGACCCAGCACTGGGGCAGCGATCGCCTGCCCGACCAAGAGACCCTCACCCAAGCCGTGGTCACGGCTAACCAGACCATCTTTGATATCAACCAGTCTAACGCTACATCGGGGGTAGGACGCATGGGCACCACCCTGGTGATGGTATTGCTCCACAACCTCGACGTTGCCGTGGTGCACGTGGGCGACAGCCGCATGTACAGCTACAACAAACGCCTGGGTTTGCGGCAGCTCACCCTCGATCACGAGGTAGGACAGCGCGAGATCAATCGCGGCGTAGAGCCATCGCTGGCCTACGCCCGCCCCGACGCATACCAGCTCACCCAGGCCCTTGGCCCGCGAGGCGAAGAAGACCTCGTTCCCAGCATTGCCTACCACGAGATCACCGAAGATACCCTACTCATCCTGTGCTCCGATGGCCTGAGCGACAACGATCTGCTCGAGCGGCATACCGATACTCACATTGCCGGTCTGTTGAGTTCTAAGTCCAACTTAGACAACGGCGTAGCCCAGCTCATCGATCTAGCCAACGAAAAAAATGGCCATGACAACATCACGGCCATTCTTGTGCGGATTAAACTTCAGCCCGATATGCTGTCGATGGCGGGGTAG
- a CDS encoding pseudouridine synthase produces MGYQYVLFYKPYNVLSQFSAGSTPPAPGSAPRLTLKDFIPIADVYPVGRLDFDSEGLMLLTNHGRVQHRLSEPRFGHPRTYWAQVEQVPTQAALAQLRQGVSIKGYRTRPCQVERLAIAPPLPDRDPPIRYRQRIPTAWLAITLQEGKNRQVRRMTAAVGHPTLRLVRQAIAHLRLGELQPGQWRHATAAEQRWLQQL; encoded by the coding sequence ATGGGATACCAGTACGTCTTGTTCTACAAACCCTACAACGTGCTCAGTCAGTTCAGTGCCGGGAGCACTCCCCCAGCCCCTGGCTCAGCCCCCCGGCTTACCCTCAAAGACTTTATTCCCATTGCCGATGTGTATCCGGTGGGCCGCCTCGACTTTGACAGCGAGGGGCTGATGCTGTTGACCAATCACGGTCGAGTCCAGCACCGCCTCAGCGAACCCCGCTTTGGGCACCCCCGCACCTACTGGGCCCAGGTCGAACAGGTGCCGACTCAGGCGGCTCTGGCGCAGCTGCGGCAGGGGGTGAGTATTAAGGGGTACCGCACCCGCCCCTGTCAGGTCGAACGGTTGGCGATCGCCCCGCCTCTGCCCGATCGCGACCCACCGATTCGCTACCGCCAACGCATTCCCACCGCCTGGTTGGCAATTACTCTGCAAGAGGGCAAAAACCGCCAGGTGCGCCGCATGACGGCAGCTGTTGGCCATCCTACGCTGCGGCTAGTGCGCCAGGCGATCGCCCATCTGCGCCTGGGTGAGCTCCAGCCCGGCCAGTGGCGACACGCTACCGCCGCCGAGCAGCGGTGGCTGCAGCAGCTCTAG
- a CDS encoding tetratricopeptide repeat protein, whose protein sequence is MTANRNRWLVGTVLTLALAAFLSLSLLPILGSNGNRRASSTADANPAADPVAMQADLEAQARGYELVLEREPDNQTALQGLIDARIQLGDIDGVVAPLEKLVALNPDVPDYAVLLGQTRQQMGDLEGAAQTYRQVLDQQPGNMNALQGLTVLLVEQGRPQAAIGLLQDTLKTADQLQTDGAAGFDPTSVKLLLAQVHVENNSPAQAIALYDETIAAAPEDFRPVLAKALVLRDQGDTETSQALFAQATTLAPAQFKDQIGQMAVQSQATPEASGSDIVEPAPAQPMPTEPAPTPSAP, encoded by the coding sequence GTGACCGCAAATCGCAACCGTTGGCTCGTTGGCACCGTTTTAACCCTGGCATTGGCGGCCTTTTTATCGCTGTCGCTGCTGCCGATTCTGGGCAGCAACGGCAATCGCCGCGCCAGCAGCACCGCCGATGCCAATCCCGCTGCCGACCCCGTCGCCATGCAGGCCGATCTCGAAGCCCAGGCTCGAGGCTACGAACTCGTGCTAGAACGCGAACCCGATAACCAAACTGCCCTCCAGGGGCTGATCGATGCCCGCATTCAGCTGGGGGACATTGACGGCGTAGTCGCTCCCCTCGAGAAGCTGGTTGCCCTCAACCCCGATGTGCCCGACTACGCGGTGCTGCTAGGCCAAACCCGTCAGCAGATGGGCGATCTTGAGGGCGCAGCCCAGACCTACCGCCAGGTACTCGATCAGCAGCCCGGCAACATGAATGCCCTTCAGGGCCTCACGGTGCTCTTGGTTGAGCAAGGGCGGCCCCAGGCGGCCATTGGTCTGCTGCAAGACACCCTCAAAACCGCCGATCAGCTACAGACAGACGGCGCAGCTGGCTTTGACCCCACTTCGGTGAAGCTGCTGCTGGCTCAGGTACATGTCGAGAACAACAGCCCAGCCCAGGCGATCGCTCTATACGACGAAACCATCGCCGCCGCCCCCGAAGATTTTCGCCCCGTTCTGGCCAAGGCGCTGGTGCTGCGAGATCAGGGCGATACCGAAACCTCCCAGGCGCTCTTTGCCCAGGCCACGACCCTAGCCCCCGCACAGTTTAAAGATCAAATTGGGCAGATGGCGGTTCAGAGCCAGGCGACCCCAGAGGCCAGCGGCAGCGATATTGTAGAGCCCGCTCCCGCTCAGCCGATGCCCACCGAACCTGCCCCCACCCCGTCAGCGCCCTAA
- a CDS encoding homocysteine biosynthesis protein — MRTIDSINAKIRAGQVVVQTAEAFKVQAQEQGIAAAAKAVDVVVTGTFEPMESSGAILNLGHTDPPIKLLECYLDGVPAYAGFGAVDVCLGASQPAVAGRGADLGDTETVREHGGGHVIADLIAGRSVPLQATGHGTDCYPRTALETTITRDSINQFYLFSPRGLYQNFIVGVNGGDRPLSTYLGPLQPRLGNAVYANPGALSPLLNDPDLEAVGIGTRIFFGGGIGYLAWEGTQHFPLQRRLPNRTPIGPAATLALIGDAKQMQPRWVRGCYFKGYGPSLMLGVGVPIPILNEQVAAHCAVQDADIVAPVMDFSIPRRVRPTFGLVSYAQLKSGSITIEGQPVRTAPLASVYRARQVADELKAWIEAGQFELAAPVASLPQDRAFLPQDALGS; from the coding sequence ATGCGCACCATCGACAGCATCAACGCCAAAATTCGCGCCGGGCAGGTGGTGGTGCAGACCGCCGAAGCCTTTAAGGTGCAGGCCCAGGAGCAGGGCATTGCCGCCGCCGCCAAAGCGGTGGATGTAGTGGTCACCGGCACCTTTGAACCCATGGAATCGTCGGGGGCCATACTCAACCTGGGCCACACCGACCCGCCCATCAAGCTGCTGGAATGCTACCTGGATGGGGTGCCCGCCTACGCCGGCTTTGGCGCAGTCGATGTCTGCCTGGGGGCCAGCCAGCCCGCCGTGGCCGGGCGCGGGGCCGACCTGGGCGATACCGAAACCGTGCGGGAGCACGGCGGCGGCCACGTGATTGCCGATCTGATCGCCGGGCGCAGCGTGCCGCTCCAGGCCACGGGCCACGGCACCGACTGCTACCCCCGCACCGCCCTGGAGACCACCATTACCCGCGACAGCATCAATCAGTTCTACCTGTTTAGCCCCCGTGGGCTCTACCAGAATTTTATTGTGGGGGTAAACGGGGGCGATCGCCCCCTGTCCACCTACCTCGGCCCCCTTCAGCCCCGCCTCGGCAATGCGGTGTACGCCAATCCAGGAGCACTGTCGCCGCTGCTCAACGATCCTGACCTGGAGGCCGTCGGCATCGGTACCCGCATCTTCTTCGGCGGCGGTATTGGCTACCTCGCCTGGGAGGGCACCCAGCACTTTCCGCTGCAGCGGCGGCTGCCCAACCGCACCCCCATCGGCCCGGCTGCTACCCTGGCCCTGATCGGCGACGCCAAACAAATGCAGCCCCGCTGGGTGCGGGGCTGCTACTTCAAGGGCTACGGCCCGTCGCTGATGCTCGGGGTCGGCGTGCCAATCCCCATTCTCAACGAGCAGGTAGCCGCCCACTGCGCCGTGCAGGATGCCGACATTGTCGCCCCCGTGATGGATTTCTCCATTCCCCGGCGGGTGCGGCCCACCTTTGGACTGGTCAGCTATGCCCAGCTCAAGTCTGGCAGCATTACCATTGAAGGCCAGCCGGTGCGTACAGCACCGCTGGCCAGCGTCTACAGGGCTCGCCAGGTGGCCGATGAGCTAAAAGCCTGGATTGAGGCCGGACAGTTTGAGCTGGCGGCCCCAGTAGCCTCTCTCCCCCAGGATCGGGCCTTTTTGCCCCAGGACGCCCTGGGCAGTTAA
- the prmA gene encoding 50S ribosomal protein L11 methyltransferase — MVNTWWEVKVLCDPSLEDTVFWRFDSFGSQGTSTQQRGSSCVVQAYFPQHRLELLDLSAMALLIKQDALCNDLALPRISWQLIDEEDWSKSWKDHWQPEPIGDRFLITPAWLEPPPDNDRLVLRLDPGVAFGTGNHPTTQLCLESLEMRLTYEKTDVTIADIGCGSGILSIGALLLGARRAYAADTDDLAIHSAVGNRTLNGLSDEQLPLLHGSLEAIAAAIDAPVDGIVCNILAEVIMDLIPQMHTIVTPDGWGILSGILLDQSKLVADTLEQHGWVVATLWRRQEWCCLNVRRSPA; from the coding sequence GTGGTCAACACCTGGTGGGAAGTAAAGGTACTGTGCGATCCGTCATTGGAGGACACGGTTTTTTGGCGGTTTGATAGCTTTGGCAGCCAGGGCACCTCGACCCAGCAGCGGGGTTCATCCTGCGTGGTGCAGGCCTATTTCCCGCAGCATCGGCTAGAGCTGCTCGACCTGTCGGCCATGGCCCTGCTGATCAAACAAGACGCCCTCTGTAACGATCTGGCGCTGCCCCGCATCAGCTGGCAGCTAATCGACGAGGAAGACTGGTCTAAGAGCTGGAAAGACCACTGGCAGCCCGAACCGATTGGCGATCGCTTCCTCATTACCCCCGCCTGGCTAGAGCCCCCGCCCGACAACGATCGCCTCGTGCTGCGCCTCGACCCCGGCGTGGCCTTTGGCACGGGCAACCACCCCACCACCCAGCTCTGCCTGGAGTCGCTGGAAATGCGGCTCACCTACGAGAAGACCGACGTCACCATTGCCGATATTGGCTGTGGCTCGGGGATTCTCTCGATCGGGGCGCTGCTGCTGGGTGCTAGGCGGGCCTACGCCGCCGATACCGACGATTTGGCCATCCATTCCGCTGTCGGCAACCGCACCCTGAACGGGCTGAGCGATGAGCAGCTACCGCTGCTGCACGGCAGTCTGGAGGCGATCGCCGCCGCCATTGACGCCCCCGTAGACGGCATTGTCTGCAACATTCTGGCGGAGGTGATTATGGATCTGATTCCTCAGATGCACACCATTGTCACCCCCGACGGCTGGGGCATTCTCAGCGGCATTTTGCTCGACCAGTCGAAGCTGGTGGCCGACACCCTCGAGCAGCACGGCTGGGTAGTGGCCACCCTCTGGCGGCGACAGGAGTGGTGCTGTCTCAACGTGCGGCGATCGCCCGCCTGA
- the serA gene encoding phosphoglycerate dehydrogenase, which produces MPKVLVSDPIDQAGLDILSQVAQVDVNTSLSPEELVAAIGDYDALMIRSGTRVTKAVIEAGQNLKIIGRAGVGVDNVDVPEATRRGIVVVNSPEGNTIAAAEHALAMMMAMSRYIPSADRSVKSGEWKRKDFTGVEIYKKTLGVVGLGKIGSHVATVARAMGMKLLAYDPFISAERAEQLGCRLVELDLLFREADYITLHLPKTPETTHLVDEKALATMKPTVRIINCARGGIIDEVALAKALREGTIGGAALDVYESEPLGESELRELDKAVILTPHLGASTEEAQVNVAIDVAEQIRDVLLGLPARSAVNIPGLRPEVMQKLRPYLQLAETLGNLVGQLAGGRVEELTVRLQGDIAGGDTQPIMVAALKGLLSHALQERVNYVNASIEAKERGIHVIETRDADIRDYTGSLNLSAKGSLGEHSVTGVLLGGSEIRVTDIDEFPINVPPTQHMLFTLHRDMPGIIGKIGSLLGSFNVNIASMQVGRKIVRGDAVMALSLDDPLPEGILEEILKVPGIRDAYTVNL; this is translated from the coding sequence ATGCCCAAGGTTTTAGTTTCCGACCCCATCGATCAGGCGGGTCTCGATATTCTCTCCCAAGTTGCCCAGGTGGATGTCAACACCAGCCTTTCTCCAGAGGAACTGGTGGCCGCCATTGGCGACTACGACGCGCTGATGATTCGCTCGGGCACCAGGGTGACCAAGGCCGTGATTGAGGCAGGCCAGAACCTGAAGATTATTGGTCGAGCTGGGGTTGGAGTCGATAACGTCGATGTGCCCGAGGCCACCCGGCGGGGCATTGTGGTAGTCAACTCCCCCGAGGGCAACACCATCGCGGCGGCAGAGCACGCCCTGGCCATGATGATGGCGATGTCGCGCTACATTCCCAGCGCCGATCGCTCCGTGAAATCGGGCGAATGGAAGCGCAAAGACTTCACCGGGGTTGAGATCTACAAGAAAACCCTGGGGGTGGTGGGCCTGGGCAAAATCGGCTCCCACGTGGCCACCGTGGCGCGGGCGATGGGCATGAAGCTGCTGGCCTACGACCCGTTTATTTCGGCGGAGCGGGCCGAGCAGCTGGGCTGCCGCCTGGTGGAGCTCGACCTGCTGTTCCGCGAGGCCGACTACATCACCCTGCACCTGCCCAAGACCCCCGAGACCACCCACTTAGTCGATGAGAAAGCCCTGGCGACCATGAAGCCGACGGTGCGGATCATCAACTGCGCTCGGGGCGGCATTATTGACGAAGTCGCCCTGGCCAAGGCCCTGCGTGAGGGCACCATCGGCGGCGCGGCCCTGGATGTCTACGAGTCTGAACCCCTGGGCGAGTCGGAGCTGCGGGAGCTAGACAAAGCGGTGATTCTCACCCCCCACCTGGGGGCCTCCACCGAAGAGGCCCAGGTGAATGTGGCCATCGATGTGGCCGAGCAAATTCGCGATGTGCTGCTGGGGCTACCGGCGCGATCGGCGGTGAATATCCCCGGCCTGCGCCCCGAGGTGATGCAAAAGCTGCGTCCCTACCTGCAACTGGCCGAAACCCTGGGCAACCTGGTAGGGCAACTGGCCGGAGGCCGGGTCGAAGAACTGACGGTGCGCCTCCAGGGCGACATTGCCGGGGGCGATACTCAGCCGATCATGGTGGCGGCGCTCAAGGGGCTGCTCTCCCACGCCCTGCAGGAGCGGGTCAACTACGTCAACGCCTCCATTGAAGCCAAAGAGCGCGGCATTCACGTGATTGAAACCCGCGATGCCGACATTCGCGACTACACGGGCTCGTTGAACCTGTCCGCCAAGGGCAGCCTGGGCGAGCACTCCGTCACGGGCGTGCTGCTGGGGGGCAGCGAGATTCGCGTCACCGACATCGACGAGTTCCCCATCAACGTGCCGCCGACCCAGCACATGCTGTTTACCCTGCACCGCGATATGCCGGGCATTATCGGCAAAATTGGTTCGCTGTTGGGCAGCTTTAACGTCAATATTGCCAGCATGCAGGTGGGCCGCAAAATTGTGCGCGGCGATGCGGTCATGGCCCTCAGCCTCGATGACCCGCTGCCGGAGGGCATTTTAGAGGAAATTCTCAAGGTGCCGGGCATTCGCGATGCCTACACGGTGAACCTGTAG